Proteins from a single region of Cryptococcus neoformans var. neoformans JEC21 chromosome 6 sequence:
- a CDS encoding transcription factor iiib 70 kd subunit, putative, which translates to MSVQRCPQCGPDGQLETDLSAGNIVCQRCGQIVEEGILVSEVGFAESAGGRVHVQGTFVSNYATGVAGSRGGRGGQQNIENIKAQGASRIEALSRQMHLSSAITRGAIRFFSLAVDNKFNRGRKTDYIIASCLYLQCRLKKDAHMLIDFSEHKGINVFELGATYLKLRSTLNLLDPMPEVDPAIYNLRFAHRLNFGAQVNTVAADASRLVRRFRADWMTQGRRPAGVCGACLIIAGRMSNFLRTPDEVAQVVKVHPNTIKKRLLEFAQTDMAKKTVGEWRSLSESQLDEVSEIEKPPIVREQERKRAQEERKRRYLDGEIGEEEEDKEDAEEEGRPIKKAKLDKDKGHASDDDEQMIGALQAAAHDFEDANVASGEDDEDDTLDPLAPSDYVQQLESARDDPTQAREERRRNRTDLLKSIKGFGQADTVEDVDMDELEQLASDAERLEDEDEENEENDAALEPTQLKVVSQAEGSAKKHEIFDAWDDEAAVITFFEEKYFHGEKNLYQANMANRIKMWWGNRDPKEVHQEMEAVKRARWLREKNARQLNTDLDDLDDDELEAVFVLDEDAKQARARMWLSSNGKWLEEEKEKQEKRAALQRARGNDPSKNKPKRKRTAPHKGPYKSSDQAVQSVIKSKQFSGRVNYDVLRGLGLTGSSTAGLVVMDDEKEEYEEDEEKGEDEGGYDNWNEY; encoded by the exons ATGTCTGTCCAACGATGCCCACAATGTGGGCCGGATGGACAACTGGAGACGGATTTAAGCGCCGGTAACATCGT ATGTCAGCGATGTGGTCAAATCGTGGAGGAAGGTATTCTCGTTTCTGAAGTCGGGTTTGCCGAGTCTGCTGGTGGTCGTGTCCATGTGCAAGGTACTTTCGTGTCAAATTACGCGACTGGTGTTGCTGGTTCTCGTGGCGGCCGAGGCGGACAGCAAAATATCGAAAATATCAAAGCCCAAG GCGCATCAAGAATTGAAGCTCTTTCGCGACAAATGCATCTTAGTTCGGCTATCACTCGTGGCGCTATACGATTCTTCTCACTAGCTGTCGATAATAAATTCAATCGTGGTCGTAAAACCGACTACATCATTGCGAGTTGTCTGTATCTTCAATGTCGACTCAAGAAAGATGCACATATGCTCATTGACTTCAGTGAGCACAAGGGT ATAAATGTCTTTGAACTCGGTGCTACCTATCTCAAACTCAGATCCACCCTTAATCTCCTTGACCCCATGCCTGAAGTTGACCCGGCTATTTACAACCTTCGTTTCGCGCATCGTCTCAACTTCGGTGCCCAAGTAAACACCGTCGCAGCCGATGCTTCGCGTCTCGTTCGTCGTTTTCGTGCAGACTGGATGACCCAAGGTCGGCGCCCGGCAGGTGTCTGTGGTGCTTGTTTGATCATTGCGGGCAGGATGAGCAACTTCTTGAGGACTCCGGACGAGGTTGCGCAAGTGGTCAAGGTGCATCCAAATACGATCAAGAAAAGACTTTTGGAGTTTGCCCAAACGGAtatggcgaagaagactgTGGGCGAATGGAGGTCGTTGAGTGAATCACAACTAGATGAGGTTAGCGAGATAGAGAAACCACCCATTGTCAGGGAACAAGAAAGGAAGCGGGCACAGGAAGAACGGAAACGCCGGTACTTGGATGGTGAGAtcggcgaagaagaggaggataaaGAGGAcgcggaagaagaaggtcgacCGATCAAGAAGGCAAAATTAGATAAAGACAAAGGTCATGCGTCcgacgacgatgagcaAATGATCGGCGCCCTCCAAGCTGCTGCTCATGATTTCGAAGACGCCAACGTTGCTTCTGgcgaagacgacgaagacgacACTTTGGACCCGCTCGCTCCTTCAGATTATGTCCAACAACTTGAGTCCGCGCGAGATGACCCAACTCAAGCGCGGGAAGAACGACGGCGCAACAGGACAGATCTGCTCAAAAGTATCAAAGGCTTCGGTCAGGCGGACACggtggaagatgtcgaCATGGATGAGCTGGAGCAGTTGGCGTCTGATGCGGAAAGactggaggatgaggacgaagagaatgaagagaatGATGCCGCTCTGGAACCTACCCAGTTAAAGGTCGTTAGCCAAGCTGAAGGTTCGGCGAAGAAGCATGAAATATTCGATGCCTGGGACGATGAAGCGGCCGTCATTACCTTCTTCGAAGAAAAATATTTCCACGGCGAGAAGAACCTCTATCAAGCTAATATGGCGAATCGTATCAAGATGTGGTGGGGTAATAGGGATCCGAAAGAGGTTCATCAAGAGATGGAAGCGGTAAAGAGGGCGCGGTGGTTAAGGGAGAAAAACGCAAGGCAGTTGAATACGGATTTGGATGAtctggatgatgacgaacTAGAGGCTGTGTTTGTCTTGGATGAGGATGCTAAGCAagcaagggcaaggatgtGGTTGAGCTCGAATGGTAAAtggttggaagaagaaaaag aaaaacaagaaaaaagagCTGCACTCCAAAGAGCCAGAGGTAACGATCCTTCTAAAAATAAG CCAAAACGCAAACGTACCGCTCCTCACAAAGGTCCCTACAAGTCCTCCGACCAAGCTGTACAGTCTGTCATCAAGTCCAAGCAGTTCTCTGGTCGTGTTAATTATGATGTTTTACGAGGGCTTGGATTGACAGGCAGTTCAACGGCCGGTTTAGTTGTGATGGAtgacgagaaggaagaatatgaagaggatgaggagaagggagaag ATGAAGGGGGGTACGATAACTGGAATGAGTACTGA
- a CDS encoding structural constituent of ribosome, putative encodes MAPKKVRAPQEAAVSLGPQVAEGENVFGVAHIFASFNDTFVHVTDLTGKETISRVTGGMKVKADRDESSPYAAMLAAQDVAAKCKEVGITALHVKLRATGGTGTKQPGPGGQAALRALARAGMRIGRIEDVTPTPSDSTRRKGGRRGRRL; translated from the exons ATG GCCCCCAAGAAGGTTCGAGCCCCCCAGGAAGCTGCTGTCTCTCTCGGTCCCCAGGTCGCTGAGGGTGAGAACGTCTTCGGCGTTGCCCACATCTTCGCTTC CTTCAACGACACTTTCGTCCACGTTACCGACTTGACCGGCAAGGAGACCATCTCCCGAGTTACTGGTGGTATGAAGGTCAAGGCTGACCGTGACGAGTCTTCC CCTTACGCTGCGATGCTTGCCGCTCAGGACGTTGCCGCTAAGTGCAAGGAGGTCGGCATTACCGCCCTCCACGTCAAGCTCCGTGCTACTGGTGGTACCGGCACCAAGCAACCCGGTCCCGGTGGTCAGGCCGCTCTCCGAGCCCTCGCCCGTGCCGGTATGAGGATCGGTCGAATTGAGGACGTTACCCCTACTCCTTCCGACTCCAccaggaggaagggtggtAGGCGTGGTAGGAGGTTGTAA
- a CDS encoding Golgi to vacuole transport-related protein, putative encodes MIHAVLIFNTNGKPRLSKFFTPLPPLVQQSLISQIFSLISDRPAGVCNFLDAPDLVFPTPKSMVKTRQEERNGLGLEGGRDGEEVKEMEDDTRVIYRHYATLYFVFVVDGAESELGILDLIQVFVESLDRAFENVCELDLIFHFDEVYHVLSEIIQGGLVLETNINEISACVRAATKNRKESSASSNPLIPSVLAAPGGRGGNRGGSADGARRWLAAMGV; translated from the exons ATGATCCACGCCGTCCTAATTTTCAACACCAACGGCAAACCTCGTCTCTCCAAGTTTTTCACCCCCCTCCCTCCACTCGTCCAGCAATCGCTCATCTCCCAGATCTTCTCACTCATCTCCGACCGTCCTGCAGGGGTGTGCAACTTTCTAGATGCACCCGATCTTGTGTTTCCCACGCCCAAGTCTATGGTAAAAACTAggcaggaggagaggaatggCCTGGGGTTGGAAGGcggaagggatggagaagaggtgaaagagatggaggacGATACGAGGGTGATTTACAGGCATTATGCGACACTATACTTTGTTTTTGTGGTTGATGGAGCGGAAAGCGAGCTAGGTATTTTGGACTTGATTCAG GTCTTTGTAGAGTCATTAGATCGAGCCTTTGAGAATGTGTGTGAATTGGATCTGATCTTTCACTTTGACGAA GTATATCATGTCCTATCCGAAATAATACAAGGTGGACTCGTGCTCGAGACAAATATCAATGAAATATCCGCCTGCG TGCGTGCTGCCACCAAGAACCGTAAAGAatcttctgcctcttccaatCCACTCATACCGTCCGTCTTGGCAGCTCccggaggaagaggtggaaatagaggaggaagcgCCGATGGTGCGAGGAGATGGTTGGCCGCTATGGGTGTTTAG
- a CDS encoding glycine-tRNA ligase, putative: MAIPRPLVNSIRSFATRTIPTRKFNLRKSSKMVAAASVSHPSELTVPNKTAHAFDKSTLDALLARRFFFAPSFEIYGGVAGLYDYGPTGSALQANILDAWRKHYIIEEDMLELDTTIMTLSDVLKTSGHVDKFADWMVKDVKNGEIYRADHLVEGVLEARLKGDKEARGVKEEEKKEEEDDKKKKKKKIVKTEAVKLDDNTVAEYEYLLAQIDNYTGPELGDIIRKHKITNPTTGNEVSEPVEFNLMFESNIGPTGHIKGYLRPETAQGHFVNFARLLEFNNGKVPFASAQIGKSFRNEIAPRQGLLRVREFTMAEIEHYVDPLDKRHARFNEVKDVVLTLLAKGVQSEGRTEIVKKTVGEAVAEGIVDNETLGYFLGRTQLFLTKIGIDPARLRCRQHMANEMAHYATDCWDFEIQSSYGWIECVGCADRSAYDLTVHSVRTKQPLRVQQRLDQPRTVEKLECTFDAKAFGMKFKKDATMIKETLLGLEKEKLQCIKDELENGSSNVQCADGKSYEITPDLVKINPITVTEHMREFIPNVIEPSFGIGRILYCVLEHTYWAREQDAARGVLSLPALVAPIKCLIVSISQDAQLRSKIHEVSREMRKRGIASRVDDSSATIGKKYARNDELGTPFGCTVDFATIQNGTMTLRERDSTSQLIGPIEDVISVVDQLVKGVLDWEGASQKLEAYSGVQDVDA; the protein is encoded by the exons ATGGCCATACCACGACCCTTGGTGAATTCAATCAGGTCTTTTGCAACAAGAACTATCCCAACTCGCAAGTTCAACCTAAGAAAATCATCAAAAATGGTCGCCGCTGCCTCCGTCTCACACCCTTCAGAACTCACAGTCCCCAACAAGACCGCTCACGCCTTTGACAAAAGCACCTTGGACGCTCTCTTGGCTAGGCgattcttctttgctccttcttttgAAATCTACGGTGGTGTCGCTGGTCTTTACGACTATGGACCTACCGGTTCCGCCCTTCAGGCCAACATTCTCGATGCCTGGCGAAAGCACTACATCATCGAAGAAGATATGCTTGAGCTCGATACTACCATCATGACTCTTTCCGATGTCCTCAAAACCTCTGGCCACGTTGACAAATTCGCCGATTGGATGGTCAAGGACGTTAAGAATGGTGAGATCTATAGAGCGGATCACCTTGTCGAGGGTGTTCTCGAGGCTAGATTAAAGGGTGACAAGGAAGCTCGAGGtgtcaaggaggaggagaaaaaggaggaggaggatgacaagaaaaagaagaagaagaagattgtcaAGACCGAGGCTGTCAAGCTTGATGACAACACAGTTGCCGAGTACGAGTACCTTTTGGCTCAG ATTGATAACTACACTGGTCCCGAGCTCGGTGATATTATCCGAAAGCACAAAATCACCAACCCCACCACCGGAAACGAGGTCTCTGAGCCTGTCGAGTTCAATCTCATGTTCGAGTCCAACATCGGTCCTACTGGCCACATCAAAGGTTACCTCCGTCCCGAAACCGCCCAGGGTCACTTTGTGAACTTTGCTCGTCTCCTCGAGTTCAACAACGGCAAGGTCCCCTTCGCCTCTGCTCAGATCGGTAAAAGTTTCCGAAACGAAATCGCCCCCAGACAGGGCTTGCTCCGTGTCCG AGAGTTCACCATGGCTGAGATTGAGCACTATGTAGACCCTCTTGACAAGCGTCACGCTCGATTCAACGAGGTTAAGGATGTCGTCCTCACCCTTTTGGCTAAGGGTGTTCAGAGCGAGGGTAGGACCGAGATCGTGAAAAAGACTGTTGGTGAGGCTGTTGCTGAG GGTATCGTCGATAATGAGACCCTTGGTTACTTCCTCGGTCGAACTCAGCTGTTCTTGACCAAGATTGGTATAGACCCTGCTAGGTTGAGGTGCAGGCAGCACATGGCTAACGAAATGGCTCATTACGCCACC GACTGTTGGGACTTTGAGATCCAATCCTCTTACGGCTGGATAGAGTGTGTCGGTTGCGCGGACCGATCCGCTTATGACCTTACCGTCCACTCTGTCCGAACCAAGCAGCCTCTTAGAGTCCAGCAACGTCTCGACCAGCCCCGAACTGTCGAGAAGCTCGAATGCACCTTTGACGCCAAAGCTTTCGGTATGAAGTTCAAGAAGGACGCTACTATGATCAAGGAGACTTTGCTCGGccttgagaaggaaaagttACAGTGCATCAAGGATGAGCTCGAGAACGGCTCTTCTAACGTCCAGTGCGCCGATGGCAAGTCTTATGAGATTACCCCCGACCTCGTCAAGATCAACCCCATCACCGTTACTGAGCACA TGCGCGAATTCATCCCCAACGTCATCGAGCCGTCTTTCGGTATTGGTCGTATCCTTTACTGTGTTCTTGAGCACACTTACTGGGCACGAGAGCAAGACGCCGCTCGAGGTGTCCTTTCCCTCCCCGCTCTCGTCGCTCCTATCAAGTGTCTCATCGTCTCTATCTCTCAGGATGCTCAATTGAGGAGTAAGATCCACGAAGTTT CCcgagagatgagaaagcGAGGTATCGCCAGCCGAGTCGACGATTCTTCCGCTACAATCGGTAAGAAATACGCCCGAAACGACGAGCTTGGTACTCCTTTCGGCTGTACCGTCGACTTTGCCA CCATCCAAAACGGTACCATGACTCTCCGAGAGCGAGATTCTACCAGCCAACTTATCGGTCCTATTGAGGACGTCATCAGCGTCGTTGACCAGCTTGTCAAGGGTGTTCTCGACTGGGAGGGTGCCAGCCAGAAGTTGGAGGCTTACAGCGGTGTGCAGGATGTGGATGCTTAA
- a CDS encoding pyrroline-5-carboxylate reductase, putative translates to MGYTLAVLGCGTMGIAILSGVISSLETRASLPRNPNASSEPPSGISTPTASQFLDAPEASLPSTFIATVGREETGRKLRRTLADMGSIGKQVQVRAGQGNVKTVDEADVILVCSKPQIARSILEEEGMSKALEGKLLISICAGVTISQLKSWVPESTRVVRAMPNTPCKIGEGMTIVTPLSDALSRTLILNIFTSCGRCRFLDEKHFDACTALAGSGPAFVALVLEAMADGGVMMGLPRSEALELAAQTMQGTGRMALQTGLHPAQLKDSVTTPGGCTIAGLLTLEDGRVRSTMARAIQVATNHASGLGQDKK, encoded by the exons ATGGGCTACACTCTCGCTGTTCTCG GATGCGGTACCATGGGCATCGCCATCCTCTCTGGTgtcatctcttccctcgAAACCCGcgcttctcttcctcgcaaCCCTAACGCCTCTTCCGAACCTCCTTCCGGTATCTCCACCCCTACCGCCTCCCAATTTCTTGATGCCCCCGAAGCTTCCCTTCCTAGCACTTTCATCGCTACCGTCGGACGCGAGGAGACCGGCCGCAAGCTCAGACGCACTTTGGCCGACATGGGCTCTATCGGGAAACAAGTCCAGGTCCGCGCTGGTCAAGGGAACGTCAAGACCGTGGACGAGGCCGATGTCATCTTGGTGTGTTCCAAGCCTCAGATTGCGAGGTCCAtcttggaggaggaaggtatGAGCAAGGCATTGGAGGGAAAGCTGCTCATTTCCATCTGTGCGGGTGTGACCATCTCTCAACTGAAGAGCTGGGTGCCCGAGAGCACCCGGGTGGTGCGAGCTATGCCAAACACTCCTTGTAAGATCGGAGAAGGCATGACTATCGTGACCCCCTTGTCTGATGCTCTTTCTCGAACACTTATCCTCAACATCTTTACTTCTTGTGGCAGATGTCGATTCCTCGACGAGAAGCACTTTGACGCTTGTACCGCCCTTGCGGGCTCTGGTCCTGCGTTTGTGGCTTTGGTGTTGGAGGCTATGGCCGATGGTGGTGTGATGATGGGTTTGCCCAGGTCTGAAGCTTTGGAACTAGCTGCTCAGA CTATGCAAGGAACCGGAAGAATGGCTCTTCAAACAGGTTTGCACCCCGCCCAATTGAAGGACAGTGTCACTA CTCCCGGTGGATGCACCATTGCCGGTTTGTTGACACTTGAAGACGGCCGAGTGCGATCAACGATGGCCCGAGCTATCCAAGTCGCCACTAACCA TGCTTCCGGCCTCGGACAAGACAAGAAGTAA
- a CDS encoding expressed protein, which yields MSTEETARPLEPSVQATELPKEASLASLPSESYPEIHQGASLLLALRLQDRPILLIGGGVVASSRLYFLLESGAHITLISPLPLDPSISHYISHPSTASQITHLSRPYAGRSDPVKVKDFDLVLTAIDDNDLSREVCEMCREERVMVNVADIPPQCDFYFGAQMRRGPLQILISTGGLGPRAGAMLRDLIVDALPDDIESSLEGVGALRRDLRERAPGVGGKGGKKRMEWMKAICDKWGLGQMKKFNDVTVRKRILDEGWEKGIVLGPEHLEKKGDDWTAIAGKVVGNMLALGMAAGFAIWLRAYNTAKR from the exons ATGTCCACAGAAGAAACAGCAAGACCTCTTGAGCCATCTGTCCAAGCTACAGAGCTCCCTAAGGAAGCTTCTCTCGCCTCT CTCCCGTCCGAATCTTATCCTGAAATCCACCAAGGCGCTTCCCTGCTCCTCGCTCTCCGCCTCCAAGACCGACCTATCCTCCTTATCGGCGGCGGAGTCGTCGCCTCCTCTCGTCtctacttcctcctcgaaTCCGGCGCTCACATCACCCTCATCTCGCCATTGCCTCTCGacccttccatctcccactACATCTCTCACCCCTCTACTGCCTCCCAAATTACCCATCTATCCCGCCCTTATGCTGGACGGTCCGATCCGGTCAAAGTGAAGGATTTCGATCTCGTCCTCACGGCTATCGACGATAATGACTTGTCAAGGGAGGTATGTGAGATGTGCAGGGAAGAACGGGTGATGGTGAACGTGGCGGATATCCCACCACAATGCGATTTCTATTTCGGTGCACAAATGCGCCGGGGTCCTTTACAGATCCTCATCTCTACCGGGGGGTTAGGACCGAGAGCGGGAGCAATGTTGAGGGATTTGATCGTGGACGCGTTACCGGACGATATTGAGTCGAGTTTGGAAGGCGTGGGTGCGTTGAGAAGGGATCTGAGGGAACGTGCGCCTGGAGTAGGAGGGAaaggtgggaagaagaggatggagtgGATGAAGGCTATTTGTGATAAGTGGGGATTGGGACAAATGAAGAAGTTTAATGATGTAACCgtcaggaagaggattctGGATGAAGgttgggagaagggaatCGTCCTAGGTCCGGAGcacttggagaagaagggagatgatTGGACAGCAATTGCAGGGAAGGTGGTAGGGAATATGCTGGCATTGGGGATGGCGGCAGGTTTTGCTATTTGGCTTCGTGCTTATAATACTGCTAAACGATAG
- a CDS encoding expressed protein, with the protein MASTSSQTTPLEPTLYSLLPPSLHTSILSHLSLLAIHAEPLHLIERIYTTTNPVLPGQTRNLRFRSIRIAGTVRDKGKGKEKDDGDWVHTLAYVSSRLRSAEYSEAAVRAVMSVEVQDMSSSRDIEDFVKALGFRHSHTFTLTGHLLHLPIPIPTSPPLTLHLSITRLTPSASTTDEQSAPDEPYLVQLQPSRPVYAIAPPGDIGLQDMIGVMQSTAGRLDGLEWSTGQ; encoded by the exons ATGGCCTCGACGTCCTCGCAAACAACACCTCTCGAACCTACCCTAtactctctcctcccaccGTCACTGCATACGTCCATTCTTTCccacctctccctcctcgcgATCCACGCTGAGCCTCTTCACCTTATCGAACGTATCTACACCACCACTAACCCTGTTCTCCCTGGTCAGACGCGGAACCTACGTTTTCGCTCCATACGAATTGCAGGCACTGTGCGGGATaaggggaaaggaaaagagaaggatgacggGGATTGGGTGCATACGCTTGCATATGTTTCGTCGAGGTTACGAAGTGCAGAGTACTCGGAAGCCGCTGTGAGAGCTGTGATGAGTGTAGAAGTACAGGATATGAGTTCTTCACGAGATATCGAAGACTTTGTAAAAGCATTGGGGTTCCG GCATTCGCATACATTTACTCTCACCggtcatctcctccacttACCCATACCGATCCCTACCTCTCCACCTCTAACGCTCCACCTCTCTATCACTCGGCTGACACCCTCGGCTTCCACAACAGACGAGCAGTCCGCACCCGACGAACCGTACCTGGTGCAACTGCAACCTTCAAGACCTGTTTATGCAATCGCGCCGCCTGGGGATATAGGTTTGCAGGATATGATTGGGGTCATGCAGTCAACAGCGGGACGATTAGATGGGTTAGAATGGTCTACCGGGCAATAG